In the genome of Syngnathoides biaculeatus isolate LvHL_M chromosome 14, ASM1980259v1, whole genome shotgun sequence, one region contains:
- the klhl23 gene encoding kelch-like protein 23 translates to MERSNQRRQSSRSIHGQKKDTMSHQENEVYTYDFCDPDHPAELLDALRHFYLNGLFTDVTLQCADDSGQVFHCHKALLSARSSYFQIMFTADMKERSNSVIELAGVDCEVLAVLVNYVYTAQVSITEKNVQSLLEAADLLQFVSVKQACEGFLVRLLDVDNCLGMHAFAQLHLCRRLEREASRVMLSRFAELIQQEEFLELDPDRIQTLLAAQKLTVPTDEMLIDAVAKWVIHDLESRVHHTVDLLESIHLDLDDSDFKATLELQRKSLVGDDERFKSMITRASRPKSKSITTGGKTSLYIIGGYYWHPLCEVHIWEPTRDTWLRGKDMPDHARESYSVTLLGANIYVTGGYRTNTVEALDTVFIYNCDYDEWTEGCPMITARYYHCSVAFHGCIYVIGGYTGGAPEQETEYYDPLKKKWFPGARMIQGVGNATAGVLGDKIYVTGGHYGFRGSCTYEKIQVYRPDISEWSIITISPHPEYGLCSVSLENKLYLVGGQTTIADCYDTQREEWSSISVMKERRMECAAAVINGCIYVTGGYSYSKGSYLQSIEKYDPQLDTWEIVGTLPSPSRSHGCVCVYSV, encoded by the exons atgGAGAGGAGCAACCAGAGACGGCAGTCATCGAGGAGCATTCATGGACAAAAGAAAG atACAATGTCACACCAGGAGAACGAAGTTTACACCTATGACTTCTGTGACCCGGACCATCCAGCTGAGCTCCTGGATGCTCTCAGACATTTCTACCTGAATGGACTCTTTACCGACGTCACCTTGCAATGTGCCGATGACTCGGGTCAGGTGTTCCACTGCCACAAGGCACTACTGTCGGCAAGGAGCTCCTATTTCCAGATCATGTTCACAGCTGACATGAAGGAGAGGTCCAACAGTGTCATTGAGCTGGCCGGAGTGGATTGCGAGGTCCTGGCGGTTTTGGTCAACTACGTTTACACAGCTCAGGTGAGCATCACCGAGAAAAACGTGCAAagcctgctggaggccgcagaCCTGCTGCAGTTCGTGTCGGTCAAACAAGCGTGCGAAGGCTTCCTCGTTCGCCTCCTGGACGTGGACAACTGTCTTGGTATGCATGCGTTCGCTCAACTCCACTTGTGTCGTCGACTGGAGCGTGAGGCCAGTAGGGTGATGCTGAGCAGGTTCGCAGAGCTGATCCAGCAGGAGGAATTCCTCGAACTGGATCCTGATAGGATCCAGACACTTCTGGCTGCTCAGAAGCTCACCGTGCCGACGGATGAAATGTTGATCGATGCGGTGGCCAAATGGGTCATCCACGACCTGGAGAGCCGTGTTCATCACACTGTGGACCTGCTGGAGTCAATCCATCTGGACCTGGATGACAGTGATTTCAAGGCTACCTTAGAGCTGCAAAGGAAAAGCTTAGTGGGGGATGACGAGAGATTTAAATCAATGATCACGAGGGCTTCAAGACCCAAAAGTAAGTCGATAACCACTGGTGGGAAAACAAGCCTATACATTATTGGAGGATATTACTGGCACCCACTTTGTGAAGTTCACATATGGGAGCCCACAAGGGACACGTGGCTGCGAGGGAAAGACATGCCCGACCATGCGAGAGAAAGCTACAGCGTCACTTTACTCGGGGCGAATATTTATGTGACAGGGGGCTACAGGACCAACACAGTTGAGGCCCTTgatactgtttttatttataactGTGACTATGATGAGTGGACGGAGGGCTGCCCCATGATTACAGCCAGATACTACCATTGTTCTGTTGCTTTTCACGGCTGTATTTACGTCATCGGAGGCTACACGGGAGGAGCACCGGAGCAGGAGACAGAATATTATGATCCACTCAAGAAGAAGTGGTTCCCTGGAGCGAGAATGATCCaag GTGTAGGGAATGCCACTGCTGGTGTATTGGGAGACAAAATCTATGTGACCGGGGGCCACTATGGGTTCAGAGGCAGCTGTACCTATGAGAAAATCCAGGTCTACAGGCCGGACATCAGCGAGTGGAGCATCATTACCATAAGCCCTCATCCAG AGTATGGCTTGTGTTCTGTGTCCCTTGAGAACAAACTCTATTTGGTGGGTGGACAGACGACTATTGCAGACTGCTACGACACACAGAGGGAGGAATGGAGCTCAATATCAGTCATgaaggagaggaggatggaGTGCGCCGCTGCGGTCATAAACGGATGCATCTACGTCACAGGAGGCTACTCTTACTCCAAAGGGTCTTATCTGCAAAGCATTGAGAAGTACGACCCGCAACTGGACACTTGGGAGATTGTCGGGACGCTTCCCAGTCCATCCAGATCACACGGATGCGTCTGTGTGTACAGTGTTTAA
- the phgdh gene encoding D-3-phosphoglycerate dehydrogenase, translated as MAPISIKSVLISESVDPRCRSILEENGIRVTEKPNMKKEELIAEIKDYDGLVVRSATKVTAEVINAAGNLKIIGRAGTGVDNVDVDAATKMGIIVMNTPNGNTISAAELTCALLMSLSRNVPQAAMSMRAGNWDRKKFMGSELYGKVLGIVGLGRIGKEVASRMQAFGMKTIGYDPITPVEVSASWGVEQISLEQLWPLCDYITVHTPLMPSTVGLLNDETFGKCKRGVKVVNCARGGIIDETALLRALESGQCGGAGLDVFVEEPPQDRSLVNHPNVISCPHLGASTREAQARCGQEIALQIVDMVKGSKLVGAVNAQVLASTFSPDSYPLIKLGESIGAVLQSCSVSKNPLSQVQIISQGDSMKSSASYMTAAVLVGLLNGKSGCCPNFINVLSLAKESGITVNQSHSVSDEASIGACTVEIMTDGCSFKATGTIQGGRPVLLELSGSVFRQPVSLTGNLLFFKASASPQLLSSVADLVAKEGVQIESFSGPAECLGNAGSWYCVGVSSLLRDLSALEPLVQEAAQLSA; from the exons ATGGCCCCAATCTCCATCAAGAGCGTTCTGATCAGCGAAAGCGTGGACCCTCGCTGCAGGAGCATCCTGGAAGAAAATGGCATCCGAGTAACTGAGAAGCCCAACATGAAGAAGGAGGAATTGATCGCCGAGATCAAG GACTACGATGGCCTGGTTGTGAGATCCGCTACCAAGGTGACTGCCGAGGTCATCAACGCCGCCGGCAATCTCAAAATCATCGGGAGAGCCGGGACCGGCGTGGACAACGTGGATGTGGACGCCGCCACCAAAATGGGCATCATCGTCATGAA CACGCCAAACGGCAACACCATCAGTGCGGCTGAGTTGACCTGCGCCCTCCTGATGAGCCTCTCACG AAACGTGCCTCAAGCCGCGATGTCCATGCGAGCTGGCAACTGGGATCGCAAAAAG TTCATGGGTTCCGAGCTATATGGCAAAGTGCTTGGAATAGTTGGACTTGGAAGAATAGGAAAGGAGGTGGCCAGCAGAATGCAGGCATTTGGCATGAAG ACTATCGGCTATGATCCAATCACTCCAGTTGAGGTGTCGGCCAGCTGGGGAGTGGAGCAGATTTCCCTGGAGCAACTTTGGCCTCTATGTGACTACATCACTGTCCACACGCCATTGATGCCTTCCACTGTTG GTTTACTGAATGATGAAACTTTTGGCAAATGCAAAAGAGGTGTGAAGGTAGTGAACTGCGCACGCGGGGGCATCATCGACGAAACTGCCCTCCTCCGAGCTTTGGAGTCTGGACAATGCGGAGGAGCTGGTCTTGACGTCTTTGTGGAG GAGCCCCCGCAGGACCGCTCGCTCGTCAACCATCCCAACGTGATCAGCTGTCCGCATCTCGGGGCCAGCACCAGGGAGGCGCAGGCGCGCTGTGGCCAGGAAATCGCACTGCAGATCGTCGACATGGTGAAGGGCAGCAAGCTGGTGGGAGCA gTAAATGCACAGGTTTTGGCGAGCACTTTCTCCCCTGATTCTTATCCATTGATCAAACTTGGAGAATCCATCGGAGCTGTGCTGCAGTCGTGTAGCGTGTCGAAGAATCCACTGAGCCAAGTACAAATCATTTCCCAAG GAGACAGCATGAAGTCATCAGCCAGTTACATGACAGCCGCTGTGCTGGTCGGCCTGCTTAACGGCAAATCTGGCTGTTGCCCCAACTTCATCAATGTACTGAGTCTCGCCAAGGAATCTGGAATAACG GTAAACCAAAGCCACAGCGTGTCTGACGAGGCTTCCATCGGCGCGTGCACAGTTGAGATAATGACGGACGGGTGCAGTTTCAAGGCCACCGGCACCATTCAAGGTGGACGGCCGGTCCTGCTGGAGCTGAGCGGAAGTGTGTTCAGACAGCCCGTGTCGCTCACTGGGAACTTGCTGTTCTTCAAGGCTTCTGCGAGTCCTCAGCTGCTCTCCTCAGTGGCTG ACCTGGTAGCCAAAGAGGGAGTGCAAATTGAGTCGTTTAGCGGCCCTGCAGAGTGCTTGGGGAATGCTGGCAGTTGGTACTGCGTTGGGGTGTCTTCTCTGCTGCGAGACCTCAGCGCCTTGGAGCCGTTAGTTCAGGAGGCGGCTCAGCTCAGCGCTTGA
- the cfap210 gene encoding cilia- and flagella- associated protein 210, protein MSSAVQYGRQRGSSKSDFSADDDSETIQHPDLRQITVLTKDDWLRIQDEINRVDKEKERMMNTARQRRELQLKSKEMAKLWPNTLTCQRQKKLEAKKIRDQMEEEKRKQIDMEEAKYREEKQKEAIEKAKQQLYYETERVKGLHRALLLTEVLKEREAQIELKQRRKRASKDQDIEFMQKVKAREDEALKKEQEQTEKKRQESKAFAKELQKQIKENQMERERQKYETKKDSEEIQRFQEIHLWEQKLEEEAQAKQKSDFMQAQLEHLTQRDISSVLEAKKQEAEEAQRKQFLSTKEKMVKLRRDKEKELLREIQNRRERIMDQLTLAQQERKQQSVTKAVTEQDAQRMQQQWEEEKKRVEMIKSITAHREHVVKQKEHNELIRREKEREALLAQKEDDRIFWEEQKKKAQSIRRELQKLQDFNTRQMVEKQAGQDQVRRAEQEFDAKNMELFAEEEFGFEQYSGAVIQAAATTQRNVLPLYKAVREGVAGGPIFTGARPRYLVQDTSGAEMSKYISDGTRYIKNIHEVEDIEEAKKRLGLKWL, encoded by the exons atgtcatcagcGGTTCAATATGGCCGACAGAGAGGATCCAGTAAAAGTG ACTTTTCAGCCGATGACGACAGTGAGACAATCCAGCATCCGGATCTTCGTCAGATCACAGTCTTAACCAAAGATGACTGGCTGAGGATCCAAGATGAAATCAACCGCGTGGACAAGGAGAAGGAACGCATGATGAACACCGCAAGGCAGAGGCGGGAGCTGCAGCTCAAATCGAAAGAGATGGCTAAACTGTGGCCCAACACACTTACC TGTCAAAGACAGAAGAAACTGGAGGCAAAGAAAATCCGGGACCagatggaggaggaaaaaaggaaacaaattgACATGGAAGAGGCCAAATATCGGGAAGAAAAGCAGAAAGAGGCCATTGAGAAGGCAAAGCAGCAGCTGTACTATGAAACGGAGCGAGTCAAAGGACTACAT CGCGCACTCTTGCTGACGGAGGTTCTGAAGGAACGGGAGGCCCAAATAGAGCTGAAGCAAAGGAGGAAGCGTGCCTCCAAAGACCAGGACATAGAATTCATGCAGAAGGTGAAGGCCAGAGAGGATGAAGCTCTTAAAAAAGAGCAAGAGCAAAcggaaaagaaaagacaagagAGCAAGGCTTTTGCAAAAGAACTGCAGAAGCA GATCAAGGAAAATCAGATGGAAAGGGAACGACAGAAATATGAGACAAAGAAGGACAGTGAGGAAATCCAACGGTTTCAAGAAATTCATCTATGGGAGCAAAAATTGGAAGAGGAGGCACAAGCCAAGCAGAAGAGCGATTTCATGCAAGCTCAGCTG GAGCACCTCACTCAAAGAGACATTTCTAGTGTGCTGGAAgcaaagaaacaggaagcagaagaggCCCAAAGGAAACAGTTCCTTTCCACAAAGGAGAAAATGGTAAAGTTAagaagagataaagagaaggaGTTGCTCAG GGAGATCCAGAACCGCAGGGAGAGGATCATGGACCAGTTGACCCTAGCTCAGCAGGAGCGAAAGCAGCAGAGCGTCACCAAGGCTGTAACAGAGCAGGACGCACAGAGGATGCAGCAGCAatgggaggaggagaagaagagggtGGAAATGATTAAATCAATCACAGCTCACAGGGAACATGTG GTCAAACAGAAGGAGCACAATGAATTGATTAGaagggagaaagaaagagaagctCTTCTGGCACAGAAAGAGGATGACCGAATATTTTgggaggagcagaagaagaaggccCAGAGCATCCGGCGAGAGCTCCAGAAGTTACAGGACTTCAATACAAGACAGATG GTGGAGAAACAAGCCGGGCAGGACCAGGTGAGGCGAGCGGAGCAGGAGTTTGATGCCAAGAACATGGAGCTCTTTGCTGAAGAAGAATTTGGGTTTGAACAGTACTCGGGGGCCGTGATACAAGCTGCAGCCACCACCCAGCGCAATGTACTTCCACTTTACAAGGCTGTGAGGGAGGGGGTCGCAGGGGGTCCCATCTTCACTGGCGCACGACCTCGTTATCTCGTTCAGGATACAAGCGGTGCTGAAATGTCCAAGTACATCTCGGACGGCACCCGGTATATTAAGAACATCCATGAGGTTGAAGATATCGAAGAAGCAAAGAAGAGGCTCGGGTTGAAATGGTTGTAG